One genomic region from Fibrobacter sp. encodes:
- the trxA gene encoding thioredoxin has translation MAVNTVEITDANFAEEVLSSQVPVIVDFWAEWCGPCKMLSPIFEELASEYQGKVVFGKCDVDSNPQMPAKYGINSIPSMLFFKDGNIVDQHTGLLAKPQLKAKIDRAFE, from the coding sequence ATGGCTGTGAATACAGTTGAAATAACGGATGCGAATTTTGCTGAAGAGGTACTCTCTTCTCAAGTTCCGGTGATTGTTGATTTCTGGGCAGAGTGGTGCGGCCCCTGCAAGATGCTTAGTCCGATTTTCGAAGAGTTGGCATCGGAATACCAGGGAAAGGTTGTATTTGGCAAGTGTGATGTGGATTCCAACCCTCAAATGCCTGCCAAATATGGAATCAACAGTATTCCATCTATGCTGTTTTTCAAGGACGGAAACATTGTCGATCAGCATACCGGTCTTTTGGCAAAGCCCCAGTTGAAAGCAAAGATCGACAGAGCTTTTGAGTAA
- a CDS encoding glycosyltransferase family 9 protein — MGDVILASSLLDVLKRSYPDAGVTFLTDSKYVELFRDDPRIMSVQGSRKNERDVTETLAAEEWDLIIDLQNSGRSRKLTRKLASRSGIHRFNKLHLKRFLLLFCRLNFYSGDDTVLKRYISASGQKDDGEIAPRLYFNSPLPPRLKEMLQSGNVERPAIALFPFSAWRNKEWPEEYFIDVGRYFLFKGWEVFIMGGPDERERAEALRSGIGQKCISFAGKVSLYECGCILNVCSLAIGNDTGLAHLARACGVKTGIIFGPTTRQFGFFPSGLPEYRVFQTSLCCRPCHAHGGNLCLRWDKACMRRIGPDEVINGLIELSQTNNQMHPCYT, encoded by the coding sequence ATGGGAGATGTAATACTGGCATCATCGCTTCTGGATGTGCTCAAGAGGAGCTATCCCGATGCTGGGGTGACATTTTTAACGGATTCGAAGTATGTTGAGCTTTTTCGTGATGACCCCAGGATTATGTCAGTGCAGGGTTCAAGGAAGAATGAGCGGGATGTAACAGAGACACTCGCAGCAGAGGAATGGGATCTTATCATAGATCTCCAGAATTCCGGAAGAAGCAGGAAATTAACGAGAAAGCTGGCTTCCAGGAGTGGTATTCATCGCTTTAACAAGCTGCATCTGAAGCGATTTTTACTTCTTTTCTGCAGGTTGAATTTTTATTCAGGTGATGATACTGTTTTGAAACGGTATATAAGTGCTTCAGGGCAGAAAGACGATGGAGAAATTGCCCCCAGACTGTATTTCAATTCCCCTCTGCCTCCCCGACTAAAAGAGATGCTTCAAAGCGGTAATGTGGAACGCCCTGCTATAGCTCTTTTTCCTTTCAGTGCCTGGAGAAACAAGGAGTGGCCGGAAGAATACTTCATAGATGTAGGGAGGTATTTTCTATTCAAGGGATGGGAGGTATTCATTATGGGTGGCCCAGACGAACGGGAGAGGGCAGAGGCGCTCAGGAGTGGAATAGGGCAGAAGTGCATCTCCTTTGCAGGAAAAGTGTCTCTTTATGAGTGCGGCTGTATTTTAAATGTGTGCTCCCTTGCCATCGGGAATGATACCGGTTTGGCACATCTTGCGCGTGCCTGTGGAGTAAAAACAGGGATAATTTTTGGACCTACAACTCGTCAGTTTGGTTTTTTCCCTTCCGGGCTTCCTGAATACAGGGTTTTCCAGACCAGTCTATGCTGCAGGCCTTGTCATGCTCATGGAGGAAATCTCTGTCTGAGGTGGGACAAGGCCTGTATGAGAAGGATTGGTCCTGATGAGGTTATAAACGGGCTGATAGAGCTGTCACAGACAAATAATCAAATGCATCCGTGCTACACTTGA